Proteins encoded in a region of the Bombiscardovia apis genome:
- a CDS encoding threonine/serine ThrE exporter family protein encodes MKDIICDYDKPLEEACVAAKASVIMRVGMLDLGSGTGSFRVREMMHRVAYPLGVHVRAEVNLTDIEATCTDGTERVTEVVDLPTTGVNTERIWLLEHFADWLAVNCGQGSTYHKAADISQELVDHLDQVKAHWAVRRAQEMEAAKAAQSAAKVQERRVAKAAKMVRELKEQGCAGEQAAQDSAQVQQQSGALLQAQAQPQTSGLGQAQTQYQVQAQSQSQTNTSAQYQLNSQPGSQPSSQDQPQSVEAAVSKRLSGVTVRQAHERLDIIEHRKPLYSPLFSAFSAAVACASFVFLLGGGLYDMAGAFVGAGIGQFVRRSLLGRRINQFFVTAVAVIIAALACIGTLRLAGLFDPVALRHDTAYIGAILFVIPGFPLVTGGLDIAKMDFPSGVQRLTYALSIILVATFGGWVVARMVQLNPQGFDALNLSLGTTAGLRALAAFCGVWGFSVLFNSPQRMALVAAIIGAITDTMRLEMQDLMGVPPEMAAFLGAFLAGMLATAWRSSVRRGWLPPEVGYPRICLTVPAIVIMVPGLYMYRAMFYLGQFNTLSAMDWIFRAFMVIICLPIGLATARVITDRAWRYDV; translated from the coding sequence ATGAAAGACATTATTTGCGACTACGACAAGCCGCTCGAAGAGGCCTGCGTGGCGGCTAAGGCGAGCGTGATTATGCGTGTGGGCATGCTCGATTTGGGCTCTGGCACGGGCTCTTTCCGTGTGCGCGAGATGATGCACCGCGTGGCGTATCCGTTGGGAGTGCACGTGCGGGCCGAGGTGAACCTGACTGACATCGAGGCCACTTGCACCGACGGCACCGAGCGCGTGACCGAAGTAGTGGATTTGCCTACGACTGGCGTAAACACAGAGCGTATCTGGCTGCTGGAGCACTTTGCTGACTGGCTGGCGGTCAACTGCGGGCAGGGCTCCACTTACCACAAGGCGGCGGATATTTCGCAGGAGCTTGTGGACCATTTGGACCAGGTCAAGGCTCATTGGGCGGTGCGTCGGGCGCAAGAAATGGAGGCGGCGAAGGCTGCACAGTCCGCTGCGAAAGTGCAGGAGCGGCGGGTTGCCAAAGCTGCGAAAATGGTCCGAGAGCTCAAGGAGCAGGGGTGCGCGGGCGAGCAGGCTGCGCAGGATTCGGCGCAGGTGCAGCAGCAATCTGGCGCTTTACTCCAAGCTCAGGCTCAACCGCAAACTAGCGGTTTAGGTCAGGCGCAGACTCAATATCAGGTGCAGGCGCAGTCGCAAAGCCAAACGAATACTTCGGCGCAGTATCAGCTTAATTCTCAGCCCGGCTCTCAGCCCAGCTCCCAAGACCAGCCGCAGAGCGTCGAAGCGGCCGTGAGTAAGCGCCTGAGCGGCGTAACCGTGCGCCAAGCCCACGAGCGGCTCGACATTATCGAACACCGCAAACCGCTCTACTCGCCCCTCTTCTCGGCTTTCTCGGCCGCCGTGGCCTGCGCGTCCTTCGTCTTCCTTCTTGGCGGCGGTCTTTACGACATGGCTGGCGCTTTCGTGGGTGCGGGCATCGGCCAGTTCGTGCGCCGCAGCCTCTTGGGCCGCCGTATCAACCAGTTCTTTGTCACCGCCGTAGCGGTCATCATCGCCGCGCTCGCCTGCATCGGCACCCTTCGCTTGGCCGGACTGTTCGACCCAGTTGCTCTGCGCCATGACACCGCCTACATCGGCGCCATCCTCTTCGTTATCCCCGGCTTCCCGCTGGTGACGGGCGGCCTAGATATTGCCAAAATGGACTTCCCCTCGGGCGTGCAGCGCCTCACTTACGCCCTCTCTATCATCTTGGTTGCCACTTTCGGCGGCTGGGTAGTGGCGCGCATGGTGCAGCTCAACCCGCAGGGATTCGACGCGCTCAACCTGAGCTTGGGCACCACCGCCGGCCTGCGCGCGCTCGCCGCTTTCTGCGGGGTCTGGGGCTTCTCGGTGCTGTTCAATTCGCCTCAACGTATGGCCCTAGTTGCGGCCATCATCGGCGCTATTACCGACACAATGCGCTTGGAAATGCAAGACTTAATGGGCGTGCCCCCCGAGATGGCGGCCTTCCTCGGCGCTTTCCTAGCCGGTATGCTGGCCACCGCTTGGCGCTCCTCAGTCCGCCGCGGTTGGCTGCCTCCGGAAGTGGGCTACCCCCGCATCTGCCTGACTGTGCCAGCTATCGTGATCATGGTGCCGGGCCTCTACATGTACCGCGCCATGTTCTACCTTGGACAGTTCAACACTTTGAGCGCTATGGACTGGATTTTCCGCGCGTTCATGGTCATTATCTGCCTGCCCATCGGCCTCGCCACCGCCCGAGTCATAACCGACCGAGCTTGGCGCTACGACGTCTAG